One Acidobacteriota bacterium genomic window carries:
- a CDS encoding dihydrodipicolinate synthase family protein translates to MAMFLSGPLHDLVAATHTPFADDGALAVDVVPVQAAFLAARSIRTVFISGSTGECHSLTHAERLALYDAWADAGPAHGVTVIAHVGGNAIGDARVLARHAASLGLAATSAMAPSYFKPASVTALVDWCAAIAAEATDLPFYFYDIPALTGVALPMDRFLPEAMTRIPNFAGIKFTNPDLIAYRRCLDVTGDRADLPWGVDESLLGALATGARGGVGSTYNFAPGLYRALIAAFERGDMTEAQRLQSQSIALVDAIAATGYLGTAKALMARLGVPVGRARAPLANPTDAQVDALMERVRGVVMPDAGHAAMSR, encoded by the coding sequence ATGGCCATGTTCCTGAGCGGTCCACTTCACGATCTCGTCGCCGCCACGCACACGCCGTTTGCCGACGATGGAGCACTCGCGGTGGATGTGGTGCCGGTGCAGGCGGCGTTCCTCGCCGCGCGCAGCATCCGCACCGTGTTCATCTCGGGATCGACCGGCGAGTGTCATTCCCTCACGCACGCCGAACGTCTCGCATTGTACGACGCGTGGGCAGACGCAGGACCTGCTCACGGCGTCACGGTAATCGCGCACGTCGGCGGCAACGCGATCGGCGATGCTCGGGTCCTCGCGCGACACGCGGCATCCCTGGGCCTCGCCGCGACGAGCGCCATGGCGCCGTCGTACTTCAAACCTGCCAGCGTGACGGCCCTCGTCGACTGGTGCGCGGCGATCGCCGCCGAGGCGACGGATCTGCCCTTCTACTTCTACGACATTCCCGCGCTCACGGGCGTGGCGCTGCCGATGGATCGCTTCCTGCCGGAGGCGATGACGCGCATCCCGAACTTCGCGGGCATCAAGTTCACCAACCCCGATCTCATCGCCTATCGGCGATGCCTTGACGTGACGGGTGATCGGGCGGACCTGCCGTGGGGTGTGGACGAGAGCCTGCTCGGTGCGCTGGCCACCGGTGCGCGCGGCGGCGTCGGCTCGACGTACAACTTCGCGCCGGGGCTCTATCGCGCGTTGATCGCCGCGTTCGAGCGGGGCGACATGACCGAGGCGCAGCGCTTGCAGTCGCAATCGATCGCCCTCGTCGACGCCATCGCGGCAACAGGCTACCTGGGCACGGCCAAGGCGCTCATGGCACGCCTCGGTGTCCCCGTCGGCCGGGCGCGCGCACCTCTCGCGAACCCGACCGACGCGCAGGTGGACGCGCTCATGGAACGCGTGCGCGGGGTGGTCATGCCCGATGCCGGACATGCCGCGATGTCGCGATGA
- a CDS encoding histidine kinase, protein MLHEPRFLSAEQYLLVTLIVQLAGIAALSTMLVRFRRFRTLLLTERRDWPERLKFMGALGVPLAAGVASRLLLGYHAADVSLGGAYLAGLVAGPYAGAIVGLMVGLTALAGGEWIAIPLYVGCGFAGGGLREICPKDAIWHFSPFVLTGLFRYLWKLVRRFEVDWQMLLIAAPIALEILRQILGHRYGIERLFYFPAQPVTMLIVVLMATTLTVAIPIKIWNSARIEHKLQEQEALLLEARIEALTSQMNPHFLFNTLTSISSLIRTRPDTARMLINRLAGLLRRRLRAHDHFIPLRDELTAVDEYLDIECVRFGPSLCVDKDLDPATLDVVVPSMILQPLVENSIKHGFADKMGQRRITLRSHREGATTVLEVIDNGLGIQTDRIGSHTHMGIGLANISERLRVIYGMHGRLAISSEPGHGTQVRLEIPDVLLPAAAGVR, encoded by the coding sequence GTGCTCCACGAGCCGCGGTTTCTCTCTGCGGAGCAGTATCTGCTCGTCACGCTGATCGTCCAGCTCGCGGGTATCGCGGCGCTGTCGACGATGCTGGTACGGTTCCGGCGGTTCCGGACCCTGCTGCTGACTGAGCGGCGCGACTGGCCGGAACGCCTGAAGTTCATGGGCGCGCTCGGCGTGCCGCTCGCAGCGGGCGTGGCCAGCCGGCTGCTGCTCGGGTACCACGCCGCTGACGTCTCGCTCGGCGGCGCCTATCTCGCGGGGCTGGTCGCCGGGCCCTACGCCGGCGCCATCGTCGGGCTGATGGTCGGCCTGACGGCGCTCGCCGGCGGCGAGTGGATTGCCATCCCCCTCTACGTCGGTTGTGGCTTCGCGGGCGGCGGCCTGCGCGAGATCTGCCCCAAGGACGCCATCTGGCACTTCTCGCCGTTCGTCCTCACCGGTCTGTTCCGCTACCTGTGGAAGCTGGTGCGGCGGTTCGAGGTCGATTGGCAGATGCTGCTCATCGCGGCGCCGATCGCGCTCGAGATCCTGCGGCAGATCCTCGGGCACCGTTACGGCATCGAACGCCTGTTCTATTTCCCTGCCCAGCCGGTCACCATGCTCATCGTCGTCCTGATGGCCACGACGCTGACAGTCGCCATTCCCATCAAGATCTGGAACTCGGCGCGCATCGAGCACAAGCTTCAGGAACAGGAGGCCCTCCTGCTCGAAGCACGCATCGAAGCGCTCACCAGCCAGATGAACCCGCACTTCCTGTTCAACACGCTGACGTCGATCTCGTCGCTCATCAGGACGCGGCCGGACACGGCGCGCATGCTGATCAACAGGCTGGCGGGCCTGCTGCGCCGGCGCCTGCGGGCCCACGACCACTTCATTCCCCTGCGCGACGAGCTCACGGCCGTCGACGAATACCTCGACATCGAGTGCGTCCGTTTCGGACCGTCGCTCTGCGTCGACAAGGATCTCGATCCGGCGACACTGGACGTCGTGGTCCCGAGCATGATTCTGCAGCCGCTCGTCGAGAACTCGATCAAGCACGGGTTCGCCGACAAGATGGGCCAACGGCGCATCACCCTTCGCTCGCACCGCGAGGGCGCGACCACGGTCCTCGAAGTGATCGACAACGGCCTCGGCATCCAGACCGATCGCATCGGTTCCCACACGCACATGGGCATCGGCCTGGCGAACATCTCGGAACGCCTGCGCGTCATCTACGGCATGCACGGCCGACTGGCCATTTCGAGCGAGCCGGGGCACGGGACCCAGGTTCGACTGGAGATCCCTGATGTCCTCCTTCCCGCAGCGGCAGGCGTGAGATGA
- a CDS encoding ferritin: MSAKVYEAINDQVNNELSASHSYLAMSGVCEDLNFPGAAHWFRVQSDEERGHALRLFDFIQARNYRVSLRKISVETAHATTLLDVFKASLAQEEQVSAQIDALYDLAMREKDFAAVVEMQWFVTEQVEEEKSARDVIAKLAMAGSDAPALLEIDRELGARAAAGAGGGKPGTGA, translated from the coding sequence ATGAGCGCGAAGGTCTACGAGGCCATCAACGATCAGGTCAACAACGAACTGTCCGCATCGCACAGCTATCTCGCGATGTCGGGCGTGTGCGAGGACCTCAATTTTCCCGGAGCGGCGCACTGGTTCCGCGTCCAGAGCGACGAGGAGCGCGGGCACGCCCTGCGCCTGTTCGACTTCATCCAGGCGCGGAACTACCGCGTGTCGCTGCGCAAGATCTCCGTCGAGACGGCGCACGCCACGACGCTGCTCGACGTGTTCAAGGCGTCGCTGGCGCAGGAAGAGCAGGTGAGCGCGCAAATCGACGCGCTCTACGACCTCGCGATGCGGGAGAAGGATTTCGCCGCCGTCGTCGAGATGCAGTGGTTCGTGACCGAGCAGGTCGAAGAAGAGAAGTCGGCGCGAGACGTCATCGCCAAATTGGCGATGGCGGGCAGCGATGCACCCGCACTGCTCGAGATCGATCGCGAACTCGGTGCGCGTGCGGCTGCCGGTGCCGGGGGAGGCAAGCCGGGCACCGGCGCGTAG
- the nuoI gene encoding NADH-quinone oxidoreductase subunit NuoI, which translates to MIRPWIVGFKTTFGHMFKKPVTVNYPDEKVPMFPKWRGKQVLMRDENGLEKCVACGLCAVACPADAIYLEAAENDGSVQAGPRYARTYQIHKTRCIFCGYCEEACPVSAIFMGKDYELAVYSKDDFVWDKEDLLVPLSSR; encoded by the coding sequence ATGATTCGTCCCTGGATCGTCGGGTTCAAGACCACGTTCGGGCACATGTTCAAGAAGCCCGTCACCGTGAACTACCCGGACGAGAAGGTCCCGATGTTCCCGAAGTGGCGCGGCAAGCAGGTGTTGATGCGCGACGAGAACGGGCTGGAGAAGTGCGTGGCCTGCGGCCTGTGCGCGGTGGCGTGTCCGGCCGACGCGATCTACCTCGAGGCCGCCGAGAACGACGGCAGCGTGCAGGCAGGCCCGCGGTACGCGCGGACCTACCAGATCCACAAGACGCGGTGCATCTTCTGCGGCTACTGCGAGGAAGCCTGCCCCGTGTCTGCCATCTTCATGGGCAAGGACTACGAGCTCGCCGTGTACAGCAAGGACGACTTCGTGTGGGACAAGGAAGACCTCCTGGTGCCCCTCTCCAGCCGGTGA
- a CDS encoding response regulator transcription factor, translating to MTLSALVVDDEQPAREELCFLLSQAGDVEVVGQADNGVAALDMLEDLEPDVVFLDIQMPGLTGFEVARHAALRQSSPHVVFVTAFDQYAVDAFQMNAIDYLLKPIEAPRLAQTLTRARQRLASVRSDEVSPAALARIVQALAARQARRTQLVVKVSDRMMLVPADDLVYASVNEDEVSVVASQVTGASNYRTLDELQAQLDEHVFWRVHRSYLVNINKIKEIVPWFSRNFILRMRDARSTEIPVSRAQTKRLREYLQI from the coding sequence ATGACGCTCAGCGCCCTTGTCGTCGACGATGAGCAGCCGGCCCGCGAGGAGTTGTGCTTCCTTCTGTCGCAGGCCGGCGACGTGGAGGTCGTCGGCCAGGCCGACAACGGCGTGGCCGCGCTCGACATGCTCGAGGACCTGGAACCCGACGTCGTCTTCCTCGACATCCAGATGCCGGGACTGACGGGATTCGAAGTGGCGCGCCACGCGGCCCTGCGGCAATCGTCGCCCCACGTCGTCTTCGTGACGGCGTTCGACCAGTACGCCGTCGACGCGTTCCAGATGAACGCCATCGACTACCTGCTGAAGCCCATCGAAGCCCCGCGCCTGGCCCAGACCCTGACACGGGCGCGCCAGCGCCTGGCATCGGTACGGTCCGACGAGGTGTCGCCCGCGGCGCTCGCCCGGATCGTCCAGGCGCTCGCTGCGCGACAGGCACGCCGGACGCAGCTGGTCGTGAAGGTGAGCGACCGTATGATGCTGGTGCCGGCTGACGACCTCGTCTATGCGTCGGTGAACGAGGACGAGGTTTCCGTCGTAGCCAGTCAGGTGACCGGGGCGTCCAACTACCGGACCCTGGACGAACTGCAGGCCCAGCTGGATGAGCACGTCTTCTGGCGGGTGCACCGGTCGTACCTGGTCAACATCAACAAAATCAAGGAGATAGTCCCCTGGTTCAGCCGGAATTTCATCCTGAGGATGCGGGACGCGCGATCGACGGAGATCCCGGTCAGCCGCGCGCAGACCAAGCGGCTGCGAGAGTACCTGCAGATCTGA
- a CDS encoding MFS transporter: MLASMKFSVMHDIPEIGLEARWGAILALFKWVYACVSPIGGYVADRYSRRHVIAGSLLVWSIVTWMTGHVTTYEGLLFTRAFMGISEALYIPAALALIADVHRGHTRSRAVGFHQMGIYMGVIIGGFGGYAADHPSLGWRWAFELCGLIGVLYALPLFLLLRNPSRPDGEPHTAGLTPGTALRELLGNRSFVLLVLYFTLPALAGWVVRDWMPAILKAEFAIGQGLAGVSATLYWQLAAMVGAVVGGWLADRWMQRTERGRIHVSAIGMAMIVPAMFGVGYAPQTGVLWVAIAFLLLFGLGWGFFDANNMPILCQVARPELRATGYGIMNFVSISCGGFADWGFGLMRDRGVPLFGIFGVFASAAVLSVVLVLFIQPRYREGVVPVVH, translated from the coding sequence ATGCTGGCGTCGATGAAGTTCTCCGTAATGCACGACATCCCGGAGATCGGCCTCGAGGCGCGATGGGGCGCCATCCTCGCGCTGTTCAAGTGGGTCTATGCCTGCGTGAGCCCGATCGGCGGATACGTGGCCGACAGGTACAGCCGTCGCCACGTGATCGCGGGCAGCCTGCTCGTGTGGTCGATCGTCACGTGGATGACGGGCCATGTGACCACGTACGAAGGTCTGCTCTTCACGCGTGCCTTCATGGGCATCAGCGAGGCGCTGTACATCCCCGCCGCGCTGGCGCTCATCGCCGACGTCCATCGCGGGCACACGCGTTCGCGCGCCGTGGGTTTCCACCAGATGGGCATCTACATGGGCGTGATCATCGGCGGCTTCGGGGGGTACGCCGCCGACCATCCGTCACTCGGCTGGCGGTGGGCCTTCGAGTTGTGCGGCCTCATCGGCGTGCTCTACGCACTGCCGCTGTTCCTGCTGCTGCGCAATCCATCCCGACCCGACGGCGAGCCGCACACTGCCGGCCTGACGCCCGGCACTGCGCTGCGCGAACTGCTCGGCAACAGGTCGTTCGTCCTGCTGGTGCTGTACTTCACGCTCCCGGCACTGGCGGGCTGGGTCGTCCGCGACTGGATGCCCGCCATCCTGAAGGCGGAGTTCGCCATCGGGCAGGGCCTGGCCGGCGTCTCCGCCACGCTGTACTGGCAACTGGCCGCGATGGTCGGCGCCGTCGTCGGAGGCTGGCTCGCCGACAGATGGATGCAGCGGACTGAACGCGGCCGCATCCACGTGAGTGCGATCGGCATGGCCATGATCGTCCCGGCGATGTTCGGCGTCGGCTACGCCCCGCAAACGGGAGTACTCTGGGTGGCGATCGCGTTCCTGCTGCTGTTCGGACTCGGGTGGGGCTTCTTCGACGCCAACAACATGCCCATCCTGTGTCAGGTGGCACGCCCGGAACTGCGCGCCACAGGCTACGGCATCATGAACTTCGTGAGCATCAGTTGCGGCGGGTTCGCCGACTGGGGCTTCGGCCTGATGCGCGACCGAGGCGTCCCGCTCTTCGGCATCTTCGGCGTCTTCGCGAGCGCCGCGGTGCTCTCGGTCGTCCTCGTCCTCTTCATCCAGCCGCGCTATCGCGAAGGCGTCGTACCGGTGGTGCACTGA
- a CDS encoding methyltransferase domain-containing protein, producing MALFRDDRATGEDDELLQGDAATRALSVTAVENDFVEKVYERLASVYDLTFGPTLHPGRVQALQRMQIHPGDRILEVGVGTGINCSMYPSDTEITGIDFSAGMLEKARERVARKGVTNVRLLQMDAQDLKFEDNSFDIVYAPYLISVVPDPVKVAQEMRRVCKPGGRIIFLNHFLSPNKLLSKAERMISPMMVHIGFKSDLDLPAFLAQASLQPVSIEKVNIPRIWSLVTCIKN from the coding sequence ATGGCACTGTTCCGAGACGATCGGGCGACCGGCGAAGACGACGAGCTTCTGCAGGGCGACGCCGCCACGCGCGCGCTGTCGGTCACCGCCGTCGAGAACGATTTCGTCGAGAAGGTCTACGAGCGCCTTGCGAGCGTGTACGACCTCACCTTCGGCCCCACGCTGCACCCCGGTCGCGTCCAGGCGCTGCAGCGGATGCAGATCCACCCCGGAGACCGGATTCTCGAAGTCGGCGTCGGCACAGGCATCAACTGCTCGATGTACCCGAGCGACACGGAGATCACCGGCATCGACTTCTCGGCTGGGATGCTGGAGAAGGCGCGCGAACGCGTAGCGCGGAAAGGTGTGACCAACGTCCGCCTCCTCCAGATGGATGCCCAGGATCTCAAGTTCGAGGACAACAGCTTCGACATCGTCTACGCGCCGTACCTGATCAGCGTCGTCCCCGATCCGGTGAAGGTCGCGCAGGAGATGCGGCGGGTGTGCAAGCCCGGCGGGCGCATCATCTTCCTCAACCACTTCCTCAGCCCCAACAAGCTGCTGTCGAAGGCCGAGCGGATGATTTCGCCGATGATGGTCCACATCGGCTTCAAGTCGGACCTCGACCTGCCGGCCTTCCTCGCTCAGGCCAGCCTGCAGCCGGTGTCGATCGAGAAGGTCAACATCCCGCGCATCTGGTCGCTGGTCACCTGCATCAAGAATTGA
- the lepB gene encoding signal peptidase I: MRAATAEVRRPSIWARTAEEAFTWFKTLASAAVYATLIVTFGFQVARVEGQSMSPTLEDRDRLIVNKAIYKLGEPHRGDIVMLWYPVDPDKSCVKRVIAEEGDRVRIVDGRVFVNDEQIDDAYVPSEYRGHDDWGPQEIQEGYYFVMGDHRNNSSDSRHWGSVPKKYIIGKVQLRWWPLPTAQIFP; the protein is encoded by the coding sequence CTGCGCGCCGCGACCGCCGAGGTTCGTCGTCCGTCGATCTGGGCGCGGACCGCCGAGGAAGCGTTCACGTGGTTCAAGACGCTGGCATCGGCCGCGGTCTACGCCACGCTGATCGTCACGTTCGGCTTCCAGGTGGCGCGCGTCGAAGGCCAGAGCATGTCCCCCACGCTCGAGGATCGCGATCGCCTCATCGTCAACAAGGCGATCTACAAGCTCGGTGAACCGCATCGCGGCGACATCGTGATGCTCTGGTATCCGGTGGATCCCGACAAGTCGTGCGTCAAGCGCGTGATCGCCGAGGAGGGGGATCGCGTGCGCATCGTCGACGGCCGGGTCTTCGTCAACGACGAGCAGATCGACGATGCGTACGTGCCGAGCGAGTATCGCGGACACGACGACTGGGGTCCACAGGAGATTCAGGAAGGGTACTACTTCGTGATGGGCGACCATCGGAACAACAGTTCCGACAGCCGCCACTGGGGGTCGGTCCCCAAGAAGTACATCATCGGCAAGGTGCAGCTGCGCTGGTGGCCACTGCCGACCGCGCAGATCTTCCCGTAG
- a CDS encoding type II toxin-antitoxin system VapC family toxin has translation MKSLLLDTETLIWWDANDKRLGKTARGAIHDAAVVFVSAASAWEITIKVALGKLETTRTPTVAVEQAGFRMLAVSFAHAEAVHELPPHHRDPFDRLIVATARVDGLTVVSSDPLFRLYDVALVDATR, from the coding sequence GTGAAGTCCCTGCTGCTCGACACCGAAACGCTGATCTGGTGGGACGCCAACGACAAGCGACTCGGAAAGACGGCCCGCGGCGCCATCCATGACGCCGCCGTGGTCTTCGTCAGTGCGGCATCAGCGTGGGAGATCACGATCAAGGTGGCACTGGGCAAGCTGGAGACCACGCGGACACCAACAGTCGCCGTCGAGCAGGCTGGCTTTCGCATGCTGGCCGTGTCGTTTGCACACGCCGAGGCCGTCCACGAGTTGCCCCCGCACCATCGCGATCCGTTCGATCGACTGATCGTGGCAACAGCGCGCGTCGATGGCCTCACCGTCGTCAGCAGCGATCCGCTGTTCCGGCTCTACGACGTGGCGCTGGTCGATGCCACTCGCTGA
- a CDS encoding long-chain fatty acid--CoA ligase, giving the protein MPVDAAAPRSHQRRVLSSVPGRIRTLAQLPADLLREYPRPEFLQQCGPDGVRPRSTAAFVERARAVGLALDDMGMAPGDRIAIMSETRQEWLVADLGIITARLVTVPIYPTVPAQQASFILQDAGARGVFVSDVKQAEKILSVRHLLPELEFIAVFTDEVPPSAARDSHSVLRFEAVVERGRARAADAEAVARYETGIDAVRPEDLFTIIYTSGTTGEPKGVMLTHDNVMSNVLAVIPVLGLTREDVALSYLPLSHVFERMVTYLYLYEGVMVCHAESLETLARDMQAVRPTVMTGVPRVYEKLYARITEAAASGPAFRRHLFDWAVRVGSDGAAAKRAGAASSMLGRMRESVADSLVASKIRARVGGRLRVAVSGSAPLPVHIAEFFHAIGLPLIEGYGLTETSPVITVNPLDAPRFGSVGCAVDRVEVAIADDGEILTRGPHVMKGYWKRPAETAAVLQPDGWFHTGDIGTLGDDGYLTITDRKKELLVTSGGKKIAPAPIEALLKRHPLVAEAMIVGEGRNFPAVLIVPDFPALEHRLKVLGRPSGTREALVEREDVLSLFQEVIEPLNRDLAQFERLKKVALLPTEFGIATGELTPTLKLRRRVVLDRWQAVVDRLYEIV; this is encoded by the coding sequence AGGCCCGAGTTCCTCCAGCAATGCGGGCCTGACGGTGTGAGGCCGCGCTCGACGGCTGCCTTCGTCGAGCGGGCGCGCGCCGTCGGGCTCGCGCTCGACGACATGGGGATGGCGCCGGGCGATCGCATCGCGATCATGTCCGAGACACGGCAGGAATGGCTCGTCGCCGATCTGGGCATCATCACGGCGCGACTGGTGACGGTGCCGATCTATCCCACGGTCCCGGCACAGCAGGCGAGCTTCATCCTGCAGGACGCCGGTGCCCGCGGGGTGTTCGTGTCCGATGTGAAGCAGGCCGAGAAGATCCTGAGCGTGCGGCATCTGTTGCCGGAACTCGAGTTCATCGCGGTGTTCACCGACGAAGTCCCGCCGTCGGCGGCGCGCGACAGTCATTCCGTCCTGCGCTTCGAGGCCGTCGTCGAACGCGGACGGGCCCGCGCTGCCGATGCGGAGGCCGTGGCGCGATACGAGACCGGCATCGACGCCGTGCGGCCGGAAGACCTGTTCACGATCATCTACACGTCTGGCACCACCGGCGAGCCGAAGGGCGTGATGCTGACGCACGACAACGTCATGTCGAACGTCCTCGCGGTGATCCCCGTGCTCGGCCTGACGCGTGAGGACGTGGCGCTCAGCTATCTGCCACTGAGCCACGTGTTCGAGCGGATGGTCACGTATCTCTACCTCTATGAAGGCGTGATGGTCTGTCACGCCGAGTCGCTCGAGACGCTCGCGCGCGACATGCAGGCCGTGCGGCCGACGGTGATGACGGGTGTGCCGCGCGTGTACGAGAAGCTGTACGCGCGGATCACCGAAGCGGCGGCTTCCGGCCCCGCGTTCCGCCGGCACCTGTTCGACTGGGCGGTCCGCGTTGGCAGCGATGGAGCCGCCGCGAAGCGTGCCGGCGCGGCATCGTCGATGCTGGGCCGGATGCGGGAGTCGGTGGCCGACAGTCTCGTGGCCTCGAAGATTCGCGCACGCGTCGGCGGACGCTTACGCGTGGCCGTGTCTGGCAGCGCGCCGCTGCCGGTGCATATCGCCGAGTTCTTCCATGCCATCGGTCTGCCGCTCATCGAAGGGTACGGGCTGACGGAGACGTCGCCGGTGATCACCGTCAATCCGCTCGACGCGCCGCGCTTCGGTAGCGTGGGCTGCGCGGTGGATCGCGTGGAAGTGGCCATCGCCGACGATGGCGAGATCCTCACGCGCGGACCGCACGTGATGAAGGGGTACTGGAAACGGCCCGCCGAGACCGCTGCGGTGCTGCAGCCCGACGGCTGGTTCCACACGGGCGATATCGGCACGCTCGGCGACGACGGCTATCTCACGATCACCGATCGCAAGAAGGAACTGCTCGTCACCTCCGGCGGCAAGAAGATCGCGCCGGCGCCGATCGAGGCGCTGCTGAAGCGGCATCCGCTCGTCGCGGAGGCCATGATCGTGGGCGAAGGGCGCAACTTCCCGGCCGTGCTGATCGTGCCCGACTTCCCGGCGCTCGAGCATCGCCTGAAGGTGCTCGGCCGTCCGTCGGGCACGCGCGAGGCGCTTGTCGAGCGCGAGGACGTGCTGTCGCTCTTCCAGGAAGTGATCGAGCCGCTGAACAGGGATCTGGCGCAGTTCGAGCGGCTCAAGAAGGTGGCGCTGCTGCCCACCGAGTTCGGCATCGCGACGGGGGAATTGACACCCACTCTCAAGTTGCGGCGCCGTGTCGTACTCGATCGTTGGCAGGCGGTCGTCGATCGGTTATACGAGATCGTGTGA
- a CDS encoding bifunctional homocysteine S-methyltransferase/methylenetetrahydrofolate reductase, which translates to MTQAFLDALRDRVLIGDGAMGTQLYTRGVFLNRAFEDLNLTDSDLVGDVHRAYVRAGAEVVETNTFGANRLKLASFGLAEKVHAINVAGARIARHAARESAWVAGSIGPLGVRVEPWGKTGLDEAELLFAEQAAGLAEGGVDLFILETFRDVNELGAAIRAIRGISPQPIVAMLTTGEDGNTLDGTPVEQVGPQLVVFGADVIGVNCSVGPAAMLDTVERLAKAVPGALLAAMPNAGKPRDVDGRNLYLCSPDYMASYARRFAHAGVRLIGGCCGTTPAHVKQIAHAVHALAAPMRQASPSRDVPADPRVVVTPVPVQMRSRLANALQHGRFVTGIELVAPAGFGHARIADQARDARINGLDVVLVSDSATSRARMSALASAVTVEQHAGVETILQYCCRDHSLHAMQGDLLGAHALGLRNLLLVTGRPLRHSEYPDATGVFDVDSIGLTNVAARFNRGEDVGGQAIGEPTAFHIGVAANPTAVMPERELSRYRYKIDAGADFVVMGPVYDVDALRRFLDETADRRVPVLAIVRAFDSARQAEQLANEEPGVSVPEALVARMADADREGRAEDEALAIAREVAAAIRPLVAGLIVSGVSGDIARTLAILAPGMPEKEPALTPVATESHAAQIGRG; encoded by the coding sequence GTGACCCAAGCCTTTCTCGACGCCCTGCGCGATCGGGTGCTCATTGGCGATGGTGCCATGGGCACTCAGCTCTATACCCGTGGTGTCTTCCTCAATCGCGCGTTCGAAGACCTCAACCTGACCGACAGCGACCTGGTGGGCGACGTCCACAGGGCGTACGTTCGCGCCGGAGCCGAGGTCGTCGAGACCAATACCTTCGGCGCCAATCGCCTGAAGCTCGCCAGCTTCGGCCTGGCCGAGAAGGTTCACGCGATCAATGTCGCCGGCGCCCGCATCGCGCGCCACGCGGCGCGCGAGTCAGCGTGGGTGGCTGGTTCGATCGGCCCGCTCGGCGTGCGCGTGGAACCGTGGGGCAAGACGGGACTCGACGAGGCCGAGTTGCTGTTCGCCGAACAGGCGGCCGGCCTGGCCGAGGGCGGCGTGGACCTGTTCATCCTCGAAACGTTCCGCGACGTGAACGAACTCGGCGCCGCGATTCGTGCGATTCGCGGCATCAGCCCGCAGCCGATCGTCGCCATGCTCACGACGGGGGAGGATGGCAACACGCTCGACGGCACGCCCGTGGAGCAGGTGGGGCCGCAACTGGTGGTGTTCGGCGCCGACGTCATCGGTGTCAACTGCAGCGTAGGTCCGGCGGCGATGCTTGACACCGTCGAGCGGTTGGCCAAGGCGGTGCCCGGCGCCCTCCTCGCGGCGATGCCCAACGCGGGCAAGCCGCGCGACGTCGACGGCCGCAACCTGTATCTCTGCTCGCCCGACTACATGGCGTCGTACGCGCGGCGCTTCGCGCACGCCGGTGTACGGCTCATCGGCGGCTGCTGCGGGACCACACCGGCCCACGTCAAGCAGATCGCGCACGCCGTCCACGCACTGGCGGCACCGATGCGTCAGGCGTCGCCGTCGCGCGACGTCCCGGCCGATCCACGCGTGGTGGTGACGCCAGTGCCGGTCCAGATGCGATCGCGCCTGGCAAACGCGCTGCAACATGGTCGCTTCGTCACGGGGATCGAACTCGTGGCGCCGGCGGGTTTCGGGCACGCGCGCATCGCCGATCAGGCGCGTGACGCGCGCATCAACGGCCTCGACGTGGTGCTCGTGAGCGACAGCGCGACGAGCCGCGCGCGCATGAGTGCACTGGCGAGCGCCGTCACGGTGGAGCAGCACGCCGGCGTCGAGACGATCCTGCAGTACTGCTGTCGCGATCACAGTCTGCACGCGATGCAGGGCGACCTGCTCGGCGCGCACGCCCTCGGCCTGCGCAACCTGCTGCTCGTGACGGGACGTCCGTTGCGCCACAGCGAATATCCCGACGCGACGGGGGTGTTCGACGTCGATTCCATCGGTCTCACCAACGTGGCCGCGCGCTTCAACAGGGGAGAGGACGTCGGCGGACAGGCGATCGGCGAACCGACGGCCTTCCACATCGGTGTGGCGGCCAACCCGACGGCCGTGATGCCGGAGCGCGAGTTGTCGCGGTACCGGTACAAGATCGACGCCGGTGCCGACTTCGTGGTGATGGGACCGGTTTACGACGTCGATGCACTGCGCCGATTCCTCGACGAGACGGCCGATCGTCGCGTGCCCGTGCTGGCGATCGTCCGCGCGTTCGACAGCGCTCGCCAGGCCGAGCAGCTTGCCAACGAAGAACCCGGCGTCTCGGTACCAGAGGCATTGGTGGCACGGATGGCTGATGCGGACCGTGAGGGGCGCGCCGAAGACGAGGCGCTGGCGATCGCCCGCGAGGTCGCCGCGGCGATTCGTCCGCTGGTTGCCGGCCTCATCGTGTCCGGCGTGAGCGGCGACATCGCGCGCACTCTCGCCATCCTCGCACCGGGGATGCCCGAGAAGGAACCGGCGCTGACGCCTGTGGCGACCGAGTCTCACGCCGCGCAAATCGGCCGTGGTTGA